In a genomic window of Labilithrix sp.:
- a CDS encoding peroxiredoxin, giving the protein MSLRINDTAPNFKAKTTQGEIDFHEWIGDGYAILFSHPKDFTPVCTTELGYMAKLEPEFKKRNTKIIGLSVDPVDDHAKWAADIEETQGAKVNYPLIGDSDLAVAKLYNMLPAEEAGTSQGRTAATNATVRTVFVIGPDKKIKLQLTYPMTTGRNFDEILRVLESIQLTAKHKVATPVNWKNGDDVIIAGSVSDDEAKKLYPEGFKQPKPYLRIVKQPQ; this is encoded by the coding sequence ATGTCCCTGCGCATCAACGACACCGCTCCGAACTTCAAGGCCAAGACCACCCAGGGCGAGATCGACTTCCACGAGTGGATCGGCGACGGCTACGCGATCCTCTTCTCGCACCCGAAGGACTTCACGCCGGTCTGTACGACCGAGCTCGGCTACATGGCGAAGCTCGAGCCGGAGTTCAAGAAGAGGAACACGAAGATCATCGGCCTCTCGGTCGACCCCGTCGACGACCACGCGAAGTGGGCGGCCGACATCGAGGAGACGCAAGGCGCGAAGGTCAACTACCCGCTGATCGGCGACAGCGATCTCGCGGTCGCGAAGCTCTACAACATGCTGCCGGCCGAAGAGGCGGGCACGTCGCAGGGCCGCACCGCCGCGACGAACGCGACCGTGCGCACCGTGTTCGTCATCGGCCCGGACAAGAAGATCAAGCTGCAGCTCACCTACCCGATGACGACGGGCCGCAACTTCGACGAGATCCTCCGCGTCCTCGAGTCGATCCAGCTCACCGCGAAGCACAAGGTCGCGACGCCGGTGAACTGGAAGAACGGCGACGACGTCATCATCGCGGGATCGGTGAGCGACGACGAGGCGAAGAAGCTCTACCCCGAGGGCTTCAAGCAGCCGAAGCCGTACCTCCGCATCGTCAAGCAGCCCCAGTAA
- a CDS encoding response regulator, which translates to MDEEDGEVAAAARAQLASADVVVLPPRADELRALVAGGWDVVLLAWSARPRLSQLAPVATCVVVAPPGVAAAEIVAVIRAGAADVVAPEELARLDLVLARVRPDHRALFRWAVESENVGVWILDANGATRSVNARMAEMLGYAPSAVAGRHVLELVAPDDHAAMKERLAVFPRGATKVHLVRSNGARCLALLESTPILDGGALVTATDITAWRDAEQRYEALLAQLRQSQKMEAVGRLAGGVAHDFNNMLSVILGYGDTLLERVADLPDVREDVEEVMTAGRRAAELTRQLLVFSRHHLFQPVVVDLAALLEGMEKMLARVVGEDVELVCAAAALREAPLVRVDRSGFEQVLMNLVVNARDAMPTGGKLTIGLAERGTDALVVSVTDTGCGMDAATTARVFEPFFTTKEQGKGTGLGLSTAHAFVDQAGGTIHVASAPGAGTRFEIVLPRTRRQRPSVAAAAPPAIAPAARATVLLVEDDDQVRAVTRRALERQGHRVVEAKSPLEALARDATEVDLLLTDVVMPQMGGAELARRLTGARPSLKVLFMSGYNDDNVVRHGVVMDAVAYLQKPFTPAELAEKVRAALERPALTGAA; encoded by the coding sequence GTGGACGAGGAAGACGGCGAAGTTGCGGCAGCGGCGCGGGCGCAGCTCGCGAGCGCGGACGTCGTCGTGCTTCCGCCGCGCGCGGATGAGCTGCGCGCCCTCGTCGCCGGCGGGTGGGACGTCGTCCTCCTCGCGTGGAGCGCGCGCCCACGGCTCAGCCAGCTCGCGCCGGTGGCGACGTGTGTGGTCGTCGCGCCGCCGGGCGTCGCGGCGGCGGAGATCGTCGCGGTAATCCGCGCGGGCGCGGCGGACGTCGTCGCTCCCGAAGAGCTCGCGCGCCTCGATCTCGTCCTCGCGCGCGTGCGGCCGGACCATCGTGCGCTCTTCCGCTGGGCGGTCGAGAGCGAGAACGTCGGCGTCTGGATCCTCGACGCGAACGGCGCGACGAGGTCGGTGAACGCGCGGATGGCCGAGATGCTCGGCTACGCGCCGTCCGCCGTCGCCGGGCGTCACGTCCTCGAGCTCGTCGCGCCGGACGATCACGCCGCGATGAAGGAGCGCCTCGCCGTCTTCCCGCGCGGCGCCACGAAGGTCCACCTCGTGCGCTCGAACGGCGCGCGCTGCCTCGCGCTGCTCGAGTCGACGCCGATCCTCGACGGCGGCGCCCTCGTGACGGCGACGGACATCACCGCGTGGCGCGACGCCGAGCAGCGATACGAGGCGCTCCTCGCGCAGCTGCGCCAGTCGCAGAAGATGGAGGCGGTCGGCCGCCTCGCGGGCGGCGTCGCGCACGACTTCAACAACATGCTCTCCGTCATCCTCGGCTACGGCGACACGCTGCTCGAGCGCGTCGCCGACCTGCCGGACGTGAGGGAAGACGTCGAGGAGGTGATGACCGCCGGCCGTCGCGCGGCGGAGCTCACGCGGCAGCTCCTCGTCTTCAGCCGCCACCACCTCTTCCAGCCGGTCGTCGTCGATCTCGCCGCGCTCCTCGAGGGGATGGAGAAGATGCTCGCGCGCGTCGTCGGCGAGGACGTCGAGCTCGTCTGCGCCGCCGCCGCCCTCCGCGAGGCGCCGCTCGTTCGCGTCGATCGCAGCGGCTTCGAGCAGGTGCTGATGAACCTCGTCGTCAACGCGCGCGACGCGATGCCGACCGGCGGCAAGCTCACGATCGGGCTCGCCGAGCGCGGGACAGACGCGCTCGTCGTGTCGGTGACCGACACCGGCTGCGGCATGGACGCGGCGACGACCGCGCGCGTGTTCGAGCCGTTCTTCACGACGAAGGAGCAAGGGAAGGGGACCGGCCTCGGCCTCTCCACCGCGCACGCGTTCGTCGATCAGGCGGGCGGGACGATCCACGTCGCGAGCGCGCCGGGCGCGGGCACGAGGTTCGAGATCGTCCTCCCGCGCACGCGCCGGCAGAGGCCCTCCGTCGCCGCCGCCGCGCCGCCCGCGATCGCGCCGGCCGCGCGCGCGACCGTCCTCCTCGTCGAGGACGACGACCAGGTGCGCGCCGTCACGCGCCGCGCGCTCGAGCGGCAGGGCCATCGCGTCGTCGAGGCGAAGAGCCCGCTCGAGGCGCTCGCGCGTGACGCGACCGAGGTAGACCTCCTCCTCACCGACGTGGTGATGCCGCAGATGGGCGGCGCCGAGCTCGCGCGCCGTCTCACCGGCGCGCGCCCGTCGCTCAAGGTGCTCTTCATGTCCGGCTACAACGACGACAACGTCGTCCGCCACGGCGTCGTGATGGACGCCGTGGCCTACTTGCAGAAGCCGTTCACCCCCGCCGAGCTCGCGGAGAAGGTCCGCGCGGCGCTGGAGCGGCCGGCCCTTACTGGGGCTGCTTGA
- a CDS encoding protein kinase, with the protein MEPGFVVAERFEIERRVSAGGMSAVFRAIDRQSGGVVAVKILYGRDEGEHRERLYREARVLEKLSHPGIVRYVAHGEIDGDKPYLAMEWITGETLGKRLARTGLTMGESVRMVTRIAETLATAHAKGIIHRDIKPGNLILRESNVDDPTLIDFGIARMGLGASSITNTGVMLGTLGYMAPEQARGTKQLDARADVFALGAVLFKCLTGLPAFAGEDEIAILAKMLFETPPRVRDLKKDVPEALEEIIGRMLSRDPLQRPADGGIVAAELAALGALDVVGSYSARATSTHGDVITRGEQRLVSVVAVAAGAYIDSEESTINDGQWQGLKSLSTTLRSAIVPFGAHLEALASGMIVVTLPGRHSATDQATRAARCVLAMRAAAPHAPMVLATGRAVIADRVPIGDAIDRAVRMLQQHENDDAESGVTNNRKLPIHVDEVTAGLLDTRFITRAASDGSGLELVGEQAPVDAGRMLLGKPTPCVGREREIVMLEGVFAECVADDVARAVLVTAPAGVGKSRLRYELLRTLRHRGAPHEVWTSRGDPMRAGSPFGMLSQIIRAAADAQDGEPPRVQREKIRARVARTVPQRDLVRVTQFLAETLGISMPEEDDVQLRAARHDPVLMGDQMRRAFEDWLAAETRAQPVLIVLEDLHWGDLPSVKFVDSALRALHDRPLMVLTLARPEVKDLFPDLFAERGVQEMRLKELSKKASEKLVRQVLGEQLSDDQVSQIVQSAGGNAFYLEELIRSHSVGVGIDRDVPPISAHAGRRSILPVVVPETVLTMVQARLEALEPEARRVLRAASVFGQTFWRGGVVALLAGANADAVPPGMRPSAGENEGAQVGAWLDELAVREIVTRRESTKFKGELEYHFRHAFVAEAAYSMLTDKDRVLGHKLAAHWLEKNGESEAVVLAEHLERGGEPKRAITFYRRAAAQALEGNDLEACLARADRGVACGAEGEVLGRLLLRKSEAHRWRGENQKGMECAQRALELLPRSGRRWFLAAGEAVEAAARLGDESELHRSVDELCDVSSAGTLTAPHLVALTRAACVLMAAGNYPSADDLLRTIDAAYENTRRGGAPDDPLAAAHVYRTRAYRALVSGDTGSALSMFNVAIANYEQAGDTRAACRHLVSAAAACIELGSYREAERALVDALASAQHMGLSGVSASVWHHQGMLQARLGDARAALGLADSAIEAFVAQGDRRMEAAARLYRGYFLTLADDLDRAEREVSLALDTAGASPPLHAYGLAILASVFLQYGRADKADACAREALTLLDSLGGVEEGEAFIRLTYAEAREAAGDMSGAREAIATARVRILERTAMIQDAAWKDTFVQQVRENVRTLELYRAWRV; encoded by the coding sequence TTGGAGCCGGGGTTCGTCGTCGCCGAGCGCTTCGAGATCGAGCGTCGAGTCAGCGCGGGCGGGATGTCCGCCGTGTTCCGCGCGATCGACCGCCAGAGCGGCGGGGTCGTCGCGGTGAAGATCCTCTACGGGCGCGACGAGGGGGAGCACCGGGAGCGGCTCTACCGCGAGGCGCGCGTCCTCGAGAAGCTCAGTCATCCCGGCATCGTCCGCTACGTCGCCCACGGCGAGATCGACGGCGACAAGCCTTACCTCGCGATGGAGTGGATCACGGGCGAGACCCTCGGCAAGCGGCTCGCGCGGACGGGTCTCACCATGGGCGAGAGCGTCCGCATGGTCACCCGCATCGCGGAGACGCTCGCGACCGCGCACGCCAAGGGCATCATCCATCGCGACATCAAGCCGGGGAACCTCATCCTCCGCGAGAGCAACGTCGACGATCCGACCCTCATCGACTTCGGCATCGCGCGGATGGGGCTCGGCGCCTCGTCGATCACGAACACTGGCGTCATGCTCGGCACGCTCGGGTACATGGCGCCGGAGCAGGCGCGCGGGACCAAGCAGCTCGACGCGCGCGCCGACGTGTTCGCGCTCGGGGCGGTGCTGTTCAAGTGCCTCACCGGCTTGCCGGCGTTCGCGGGCGAAGACGAAATCGCGATCCTCGCGAAGATGCTCTTCGAGACGCCGCCGCGCGTGCGCGACCTGAAGAAGGACGTCCCCGAGGCGCTCGAGGAGATCATCGGGCGGATGCTCTCGCGCGATCCGCTCCAGCGGCCGGCCGACGGCGGCATCGTCGCGGCGGAGCTCGCGGCGCTGGGGGCGCTCGACGTCGTCGGCTCCTACTCCGCGCGCGCGACGTCGACCCACGGCGACGTCATCACGCGCGGCGAGCAGCGGCTCGTCAGCGTCGTCGCGGTCGCGGCGGGGGCGTACATCGACAGCGAAGAGTCGACGATCAACGACGGCCAGTGGCAAGGGCTCAAGTCGCTCTCCACCACGCTGCGCTCCGCGATCGTGCCGTTCGGCGCGCACCTCGAGGCGCTCGCGAGCGGCATGATCGTCGTCACGTTGCCGGGGCGGCACAGCGCGACGGACCAGGCGACGCGGGCGGCGCGGTGCGTGCTCGCGATGCGCGCGGCGGCGCCGCATGCGCCGATGGTGCTCGCGACCGGGCGCGCCGTCATCGCGGACCGCGTGCCGATCGGCGACGCGATCGACCGCGCGGTGCGGATGCTGCAGCAGCACGAGAACGACGACGCGGAGAGCGGGGTCACGAACAACCGGAAGCTCCCGATCCACGTCGACGAGGTGACGGCGGGCCTCCTCGACACGCGCTTCATCACGCGCGCGGCGAGCGACGGGAGCGGGCTCGAGCTCGTGGGAGAGCAGGCGCCGGTCGACGCGGGGCGGATGCTGCTCGGCAAGCCCACGCCCTGCGTCGGGCGCGAGCGCGAGATCGTCATGCTCGAGGGCGTCTTCGCCGAGTGCGTGGCCGACGACGTCGCGCGCGCGGTGCTGGTGACGGCGCCGGCCGGGGTCGGGAAATCGCGGCTCCGCTACGAGCTCCTCCGGACCTTGCGCCACCGCGGCGCGCCGCACGAGGTGTGGACGAGCCGCGGCGACCCGATGCGCGCGGGCTCGCCGTTCGGCATGCTCTCGCAGATCATCCGCGCCGCCGCCGACGCGCAGGACGGCGAGCCGCCGCGCGTGCAGCGCGAGAAGATCCGCGCGCGCGTGGCGCGGACGGTGCCGCAGCGCGATCTCGTCCGCGTCACCCAGTTCCTCGCCGAGACGCTCGGCATCTCGATGCCGGAGGAGGACGACGTCCAGCTCCGCGCGGCGCGCCACGACCCCGTCCTCATGGGCGACCAGATGCGGCGCGCGTTCGAGGACTGGCTCGCGGCGGAGACGCGCGCGCAGCCGGTGCTCATCGTGCTCGAGGACCTCCACTGGGGCGACCTCCCGAGCGTGAAGTTCGTCGACTCCGCGCTCCGCGCGCTCCACGACCGGCCGCTCATGGTGCTCACCCTCGCGCGGCCCGAGGTGAAGGACCTCTTCCCCGATCTGTTCGCGGAGCGCGGCGTGCAGGAGATGCGCCTCAAGGAGCTGTCGAAGAAGGCGAGCGAGAAGCTCGTGCGCCAGGTCCTCGGCGAGCAGCTCTCCGATGATCAGGTATCGCAGATCGTCCAGTCCGCCGGTGGTAATGCCTTTTATCTCGAAGAGCTGATTCGCTCTCATTCGGTCGGCGTCGGCATCGACCGGGACGTTCCGCCGATATCGGCCCACGCCGGACGCCGCTCGATCTTGCCCGTCGTCGTCCCCGAGACCGTATTGACGATGGTGCAGGCCCGCCTCGAGGCGCTCGAGCCGGAGGCGCGCCGCGTGCTCCGCGCCGCGAGCGTGTTCGGGCAGACGTTCTGGCGCGGCGGCGTCGTCGCGCTCCTCGCCGGCGCGAACGCGGACGCCGTCCCGCCCGGGATGAGGCCGTCGGCGGGCGAGAACGAGGGCGCGCAGGTCGGCGCGTGGCTCGACGAGCTCGCGGTCCGCGAGATCGTCACCCGGCGCGAGAGCACCAAGTTCAAGGGCGAGCTCGAGTACCACTTCCGCCACGCGTTCGTCGCCGAGGCGGCGTACAGCATGCTCACCGACAAGGACCGCGTCCTCGGGCACAAGCTCGCCGCGCACTGGCTCGAGAAGAACGGCGAGAGCGAGGCGGTCGTCCTCGCGGAGCACCTCGAGCGCGGCGGGGAGCCGAAGCGCGCGATCACGTTCTACCGGCGCGCGGCCGCGCAGGCGCTCGAGGGCAACGACCTCGAGGCGTGCCTCGCGCGCGCCGATCGCGGCGTCGCGTGCGGGGCGGAGGGCGAGGTGCTCGGCCGCCTCTTGCTCCGCAAGTCCGAGGCGCATCGCTGGCGCGGCGAGAACCAGAAGGGCATGGAGTGCGCCCAGCGCGCGCTCGAGCTCCTCCCCCGCTCCGGCCGGCGCTGGTTCCTCGCCGCGGGCGAGGCGGTCGAGGCCGCGGCGCGCCTCGGCGACGAGAGCGAGCTCCATCGCTCCGTCGACGAGCTGTGCGACGTGAGCTCGGCCGGCACCCTCACCGCCCCGCACCTCGTCGCGCTCACGCGCGCGGCGTGCGTGCTCATGGCGGCGGGGAACTACCCGTCGGCGGACGACCTGCTCCGCACGATCGACGCGGCCTACGAGAACACCCGGCGCGGGGGCGCGCCGGACGATCCCCTCGCCGCCGCGCACGTCTATCGCACGCGCGCGTATCGGGCATTGGTCTCCGGCGACACCGGATCGGCGCTCTCGATGTTCAACGTCGCGATTGCCAACTACGAGCAAGCCGGCGACACGCGCGCGGCGTGCCGCCACCTCGTCAGCGCGGCGGCGGCGTGCATCGAGCTCGGCTCCTACCGCGAGGCGGAGCGCGCGCTCGTCGACGCGCTCGCGTCGGCGCAGCACATGGGGCTATCGGGCGTGAGCGCCTCGGTGTGGCATCACCAGGGAATGCTCCAGGCGCGCCTCGGCGACGCGCGCGCCGCGCTCGGGCTCGCCGACTCGGCGATCGAGGCGTTCGTCGCGCAGGGCGATCGCCGGATGGAGGCGGCGGCCCGCCTCTATCGCGGGTATTTCCTCACGCTCGCGGACGACCTCGACCGCGCCGAGCGCGAGGTGAGCCTCGCCCTCGACACGGCGGGCGCCTCGCCGCCGCTCCACGCCTACGGCCTCGCGATCCTCGCGAGCGTCTTCCTCCAGTACGGCCGCGCCGACAAGGCCGACGCGTGCGCGCGCGAGGCGCTCACGCTCCTCGACTCGCTCGGCGGGGTCGAGGAGGGCGAGGCGTTCATCCGCCTCACCTACGCGGAGGCGCGCGAAGCGGCGGGCGACATGTCCGGCGCGCGCGAGGCGATCGCGACCGCGCGCGTCCGCATCCTCGAGCGCACGGCGATGATCCAGGACGCGGCGTGGAAGGACACCTTCGTGCAACAGGTCCGCGAGAACGTGCGGACGTTGGAGCTCTACCGCGCATGGCGGGTCTGA
- a CDS encoding helix-turn-helix transcriptional regulator: protein MLALAEKGYALATIADIVAKARVSKRTFYEHFADKEACLLATYKDATTRMQAAMAHAFELHAGAAWPAQVDAVIDAYVTALESTPALTRACLVEMAAAGPRALRMRREVHEAFATQLRAFVDHARKRHPEVGAISAPLATAIVGGVDELLLAQVERGPQHRLADLRETASHLLRAVLTYRRPSAKPQRSR from the coding sequence GTGCTCGCGCTCGCGGAGAAGGGCTATGCCCTCGCGACGATCGCGGACATCGTCGCGAAGGCGCGCGTCTCGAAGCGCACGTTCTACGAGCACTTCGCGGACAAGGAGGCCTGCCTCCTCGCGACCTACAAGGACGCGACGACACGCATGCAAGCGGCGATGGCGCATGCGTTCGAGCTCCACGCGGGCGCGGCGTGGCCGGCGCAGGTCGACGCCGTCATCGACGCGTACGTGACCGCGCTCGAGTCGACGCCGGCGCTCACGCGCGCGTGCCTCGTCGAGATGGCGGCGGCGGGCCCACGCGCGCTCCGCATGCGCCGCGAGGTCCACGAGGCCTTCGCGACCCAGCTCCGCGCCTTCGTCGACCACGCGCGCAAGCGCCACCCCGAGGTCGGGGCGATCTCGGCGCCGCTCGCGACCGCGATCGTCGGCGGCGTCGACGAGCTCCTGCTCGCCCAGGTCGAGCGCGGCCCGCAACACCGCCTCGCCGACCTACGCGAGACCGCGAGCCACCTCCTCCGCGCCGTCCTGACCTACCGCCGCCCCTCGGCGAAGCCACAGCGCTCGCGCTGA
- a CDS encoding NAD(P)/FAD-dependent oxidoreductase codes for MTDFDVIIVGAGLSGIGAGYRLKTECPTKTFAILEARGSIGGTWDLFRYPGIRSDSDMFTLGYPFHPWKEAKAIADGPSILSYIKETSTKFGIDPHVRFHHKILEASWSSDAQRWTLVAEVGDGETKERKTYRCKFLYLCAGYYSYDKAHAPVFEGADTFGGKIVHPQWWPEDLDYSNKRVVVIGSGATAVTLVPALAEKAAHVTMLQRSPSYIASLPAEDAIGNAIRKVLPEQAAHSIVRTKNMLMNLGFYQFCRRHPKLASRLLRKEVAKLLPKDFPAEHFTPRYDPWDQRLCLVPDADLFHPIRAGKADVVTDTIERFTPKGILLKSGKELAADVIVTATGLRIQAVGGVKFEVDGRAIEPKDVLVYKGLMLSGIPNLAWCVGYTNASWTLRADLTSRYVCRLLNLMDKKGHRVAVPRASAGDVERRPLLDLTSGYVARAASDLPKQGSKAPWYLRQNYVLDFVTMTFGPVDDSISFS; via the coding sequence ATGACCGACTTCGACGTGATCATCGTGGGCGCCGGGCTCTCCGGCATCGGGGCGGGCTACCGGCTGAAGACGGAGTGTCCCACGAAGACGTTCGCGATCCTCGAGGCGCGCGGCTCGATCGGCGGCACCTGGGACCTCTTCCGCTACCCCGGCATCCGGTCGGACTCGGACATGTTCACGCTCGGCTACCCCTTCCACCCGTGGAAGGAGGCGAAGGCGATCGCCGACGGTCCGTCGATCCTCTCCTACATCAAGGAGACCTCGACGAAGTTCGGTATCGACCCGCACGTCCGGTTCCACCACAAGATCCTCGAGGCGTCGTGGTCCTCGGACGCGCAGCGCTGGACGCTCGTGGCCGAGGTCGGCGACGGAGAGACGAAGGAGCGGAAGACCTACCGCTGCAAGTTCCTTTATCTCTGCGCCGGCTATTACAGCTACGACAAGGCGCACGCCCCCGTCTTCGAAGGCGCGGACACGTTCGGGGGGAAGATCGTCCACCCGCAGTGGTGGCCGGAGGACCTCGATTACTCGAACAAGCGAGTCGTCGTGATCGGCAGTGGCGCCACGGCGGTCACCCTCGTCCCTGCCCTCGCCGAGAAGGCGGCCCACGTGACGATGCTGCAGCGCTCGCCCTCGTACATCGCGTCGCTCCCGGCCGAAGACGCGATCGGGAACGCGATCCGCAAGGTGCTCCCCGAGCAGGCCGCTCACAGCATCGTTCGCACGAAGAACATGCTGATGAACCTCGGTTTTTACCAGTTTTGCCGGCGGCATCCGAAGCTCGCGAGCAGGCTATTGCGAAAAGAGGTGGCGAAGCTCCTCCCGAAGGACTTCCCCGCCGAGCACTTCACTCCCCGCTACGACCCGTGGGATCAGCGCCTCTGCCTCGTGCCCGACGCCGACCTCTTTCACCCCATCCGCGCCGGCAAGGCCGACGTCGTCACCGACACGATCGAGCGCTTCACGCCAAAAGGCATTTTGCTGAAGTCGGGTAAGGAGCTCGCCGCCGACGTCATCGTCACCGCCACCGGCCTCCGCATCCAGGCCGTCGGCGGCGTGAAGTTCGAAGTCGACGGCCGCGCGATCGAGCCGAAAGACGTCCTCGTCTACAAGGGGCTCATGCTGAGCGGCATTCCGAACCTCGCGTGGTGCGTCGGCTACACGAACGCCTCCTGGACGCTCCGCGCCGACCTCACCTCGCGCTACGTGTGCCGGCTCCTCAACCTGATGGACAAGAAGGGTCATCGCGTCGCGGTCCCGCGCGCCTCCGCCGGCGACGTCGAGCGGCGCCCGCTCCTCGACCTCACCTCCGGCTACGTCGCGCGCGCGGCGAGCGACCTCCCGAAGCAGGGCAGCAAGGCGCCCTGGTATTTGCGCCAAAACTACGTGCTCGACTTCGTGACCATGACGTTCGGGCCCGTCGACGACTCGATCTCCTTCTCCTGA
- a CDS encoding mechanosensitive ion channel, whose product MADDTTTPRRFVASFLDAAQREDWKTASALLGPASGARNKEQAIERAQQLEYLLERRSWVNIDAISDDPKGTPEDGDNIERIGVVRVAGGEFPIVLERTRTNPPRWAFSAETLARVPAVYEERGPSWLETHVPASLRTSKVVGVEAWQAIGLPLAIVLAIVLGRVGAWLLRRLARPLAQATSFRWDNELSESSHGPLRLALACGALVPMTSALALPSWLRTINFHVLLSLAMCAGIWMALRLVGVVARSLERRTMEMEAEGPPSQILAARGVQTQVRLLRRVASIVILVVGGSLVLMQFDSVRSAGVSLLASAGVAGVVLGLAAQRTIGSVLAGIQLSATQPIRIGDTVVIEGEYGTVEEITLTYAVLKVWDERRIVIPITRILEQPFQNLTKVSSGLIGAVFVHANWTLPIAEVRAELDRILEDEPKWDKRVKVVHLTDARERTIEVRVLVSTASPSDAFALRATVREKLVTWLQEYEGGRHLPRLRVDQEKEIESSTGPNVMVTKSST is encoded by the coding sequence ATGGCCGACGACACGACCACGCCGCGACGCTTCGTCGCTTCGTTCCTCGACGCCGCGCAGCGTGAAGACTGGAAGACCGCGAGCGCGCTCCTCGGTCCTGCCTCCGGCGCACGGAACAAGGAGCAAGCGATCGAGCGCGCGCAGCAGCTCGAGTACCTCCTCGAGCGCCGCTCGTGGGTGAACATCGACGCGATCTCCGACGATCCGAAGGGGACGCCGGAGGACGGCGACAACATCGAGCGGATCGGCGTCGTCCGCGTCGCCGGCGGCGAGTTCCCGATCGTCCTCGAGCGGACCCGCACGAACCCGCCGCGCTGGGCGTTCTCCGCCGAGACGCTCGCGCGCGTCCCCGCGGTGTACGAAGAGCGCGGGCCGTCGTGGCTCGAGACGCACGTCCCGGCGTCGCTGCGGACCTCGAAGGTCGTGGGCGTCGAGGCGTGGCAGGCGATCGGCCTCCCCCTCGCGATCGTCCTCGCGATCGTCCTCGGTCGCGTCGGCGCGTGGCTCCTCCGCCGGCTCGCCCGCCCGCTCGCGCAAGCGACCTCGTTCCGCTGGGACAACGAGCTCTCCGAGAGCTCCCACGGGCCGCTCCGCCTCGCGCTCGCGTGCGGCGCGCTCGTGCCGATGACGTCGGCGCTCGCGCTCCCCTCGTGGCTCCGGACGATCAACTTCCACGTGCTGCTCTCGCTCGCGATGTGCGCCGGGATCTGGATGGCGCTGCGCCTCGTCGGCGTCGTCGCGCGCTCGCTCGAGCGCCGGACGATGGAGATGGAGGCCGAGGGGCCGCCGAGCCAGATCCTCGCCGCGCGCGGGGTCCAGACCCAGGTCCGCCTCCTCCGCCGCGTGGCGAGCATCGTCATCCTCGTCGTCGGCGGATCGCTCGTGCTCATGCAGTTCGACTCCGTGCGCAGCGCCGGCGTGTCGCTCCTCGCGTCCGCGGGCGTCGCCGGCGTCGTCCTCGGCCTCGCCGCGCAGCGGACGATCGGCTCGGTCCTCGCGGGGATCCAGCTCTCCGCGACGCAGCCGATCCGCATCGGCGACACCGTCGTCATCGAGGGCGAGTACGGCACGGTGGAGGAGATCACGCTCACGTACGCCGTGCTCAAGGTCTGGGACGAGCGCCGCATCGTGATCCCGATCACGCGCATCCTCGAGCAGCCGTTCCAGAACCTGACCAAGGTGTCCTCCGGGCTGATCGGCGCCGTGTTCGTGCACGCCAACTGGACCCTCCCGATCGCCGAGGTCCGCGCCGAGCTCGACCGGATCCTCGAGGACGAGCCCAAATGGGACAAGCGCGTGAAGGTGGTGCACCTCACCGACGCGCGCGAGCGGACGATCGAGGTGCGCGTGCTCGTCTCGACCGCGAGCCCGTCCGACGCCTTCGCGCTCCGGGCGACCGTCCGCGAGAAGCTCGTCACGTGGCTCCAAGAGTACGAGGGAGGCCGTCACCTCCCGCGCCTGCGCGTCGATCAGGAGAAGGAGATCGAGTCGTCGACGGGCCCGAACGTCATGGTCACGAAGTCGAGCACGTAG